A region of Mesorhizobium sp. AR02 DNA encodes the following proteins:
- a CDS encoding TetR/AcrR family transcriptional regulator — MEVNKPALRKDPNGEPNPMPVIARKALKPRTKPAEVRREDILRAATSLFVAKGVGTTTIDEIASRAEVAKGTFYLYFTSKEDVVAALRERFVSGFRARMLNAIDACSPDDWTGRLKSFVSAGIAAYLDDHQLHDVVFHDHRPDQRQMKGDNPLLGDLSALLAAGAKAGAWSVGHPDLAAIVLFNGLHGAVDHAIERGVREGSELAENLSALFLSMLRPE, encoded by the coding sequence ATGGAAGTCAATAAGCCAGCGCTGCGGAAAGACCCGAACGGTGAGCCGAACCCTATGCCTGTCATTGCCAGGAAGGCACTGAAACCACGCACCAAGCCGGCCGAGGTGCGTCGCGAAGACATCCTGCGGGCCGCCACGTCCCTGTTCGTTGCCAAGGGCGTTGGCACCACGACGATCGACGAGATCGCCAGCCGGGCCGAAGTGGCCAAGGGCACCTTCTATCTCTATTTCACATCCAAGGAGGATGTTGTCGCCGCCCTGCGCGAACGCTTCGTCAGCGGATTTCGCGCCCGCATGTTGAACGCGATCGACGCCTGCTCGCCCGATGACTGGACCGGTCGCCTGAAGAGTTTCGTCAGCGCCGGCATCGCGGCCTATCTCGACGACCATCAGTTGCACGACGTCGTCTTCCACGACCATCGCCCCGACCAGCGGCAGATGAAAGGCGACAATCCGCTACTGGGCGATCTCTCCGCCCTGCTGGCGGCCGGCGCGAAAGCCGGCGCCTGGTCGGTCGGCCATCCGGACCTTGCCGCGATCGTCCTGTTCAACGGGCTGCACGGCGCGGTCGATCATGCAATCGAACGCGGCGTGCGCGAGGGCAGCGAACTCGCCGAAAACCTCTCGGCGCTGTTCCTCAGCATGTTGCGGCCCGAATAG
- a CDS encoding MFS transporter translates to MPKNRLPLVAAVYLGSFVALLDVSIVNVALPTIQQALHTDFGGLQWVVDAYTLCLSAFMLSSGLIGDRYGRKRSWLAGVGIFVAGSLICAVAPNLPALLAGRVVQGIAGSLLIPGALSILTQAFPDPRERAGVIGGWASFAAVSLVVGPVLGGILVQTVGWQSIFLINLPLGLFTIALGAASIEETAHPEHAHLDLVGLALSILWLGALTFGLISAGESGWSDPTTITAIITGVVGLAVFLGFEARTARPMLPLGLFRDVRFAVANVASFALGFTSYTSVFFFSMFLQQVQGWSPTQTGLRMAPAFLVQIVVSPWIGRLSARYGHSLLMTVGYVLIGLSMLGMCWAGPSTPYTVLCALFAINGLGNSLAIPTGSAAAMSYAPRERSGMVSAVINATRQSGLAIGIALLGALMSMRATKLLAGYQRCGCAQCRSGGPGRHITA, encoded by the coding sequence ATGCCGAAGAACCGCCTGCCGCTCGTTGCCGCCGTCTATCTCGGCTCGTTCGTCGCTTTGCTCGATGTCAGCATCGTCAATGTCGCGCTGCCGACCATCCAGCAGGCGCTGCACACCGATTTCGGCGGCCTGCAATGGGTGGTCGATGCCTACACGCTCTGCCTGTCGGCCTTCATGCTGTCGTCGGGACTGATCGGCGACCGCTACGGCCGCAAGCGCTCGTGGCTCGCCGGCGTCGGCATCTTCGTCGCCGGTTCGCTGATCTGCGCCGTCGCGCCCAACCTGCCGGCGCTGCTGGCCGGCCGGGTGGTGCAAGGCATTGCCGGATCGCTGCTCATTCCCGGCGCGCTGTCGATCCTGACGCAAGCCTTCCCGGATCCGCGCGAACGGGCGGGCGTCATCGGCGGCTGGGCCTCATTCGCCGCCGTTTCGCTGGTCGTCGGCCCGGTGCTGGGCGGCATACTTGTGCAGACCGTCGGCTGGCAGAGCATTTTTCTGATCAACCTGCCGCTCGGCCTTTTCACCATTGCGCTCGGTGCTGCTTCGATCGAGGAGACGGCGCATCCCGAACATGCCCATCTCGACCTTGTCGGCCTGGCGCTGTCGATCCTGTGGCTCGGCGCGTTGACCTTCGGCCTGATCTCGGCCGGCGAGAGCGGCTGGAGCGATCCCACGACCATCACGGCCATCATTACCGGTGTGGTTGGCCTGGCGGTCTTCCTTGGCTTCGAGGCGCGCACGGCGCGGCCGATGCTGCCGCTCGGCCTGTTCCGCGACGTGCGCTTTGCCGTCGCCAATGTCGCCTCGTTCGCGCTCGGCTTCACCTCCTACACCAGCGTCTTCTTCTTCTCGATGTTCCTGCAGCAGGTGCAGGGCTGGTCGCCAACGCAGACCGGCCTGCGCATGGCGCCGGCCTTCCTTGTCCAGATCGTGGTGTCGCCCTGGATCGGCCGGCTGAGCGCCCGCTATGGACATTCGCTTTTGATGACGGTGGGCTATGTGCTGATCGGCCTTTCGATGCTCGGCATGTGCTGGGCCGGGCCATCGACGCCCTATACGGTGCTGTGCGCTCTGTTCGCCATCAACGGCCTCGGCAACTCGCTGGCGATCCCGACCGGCAGTGCGGCCGCCATGTCCTACGCGCCGCGCGAGCGCTCGGGCATGGTGTCGGCGGTCATCAATGCCACCCGCCAGAGCGGGCTGGCCATCGGCATCGCCCTGCTTGGCGCCCTGATGAGCATGCGGGCGACGAAGCTGCTCGCCGGATATCAGCGATGCGGATGTGCCCAATGCCGAAGCGGTGGCCCGGGCCGCCATATCACGGCATGA
- a CDS encoding pyridoxal phosphate-dependent aminotransferase, producing MAFLADTLSRVKPSATIAVTQKARELKNAGRDIIGLGAGEPDFDTPDNIKNAAIEAIRRGETKYPPVSGIVPLREAIAKKFKRENNLDYRPEQTIVGTGGKQILFNAFMATLNPGDEVIIPRPYWVSYPEMVAICGGTSVFADTSIENGFKLTAAVLEKAITPKTKWLLMNSPSNPSGAAYTEAELRALADVLLKHPHVWTLTDDMYEHLTYGDFVFKTIAEVEPKLYERTLTMNGVSKAYAMTGWRIGYAAGPVQLIKAMDMIQGQQTSGACTIAQWASVEALNGPQDFIAKNKAIFQGRRDLVVSMLNQARGISCPSPEGAFYVYPSCAQLIGKKTKAGKAIDTDEAFCAELLEAEGVAVVFGSAFGLGPNFRISYATSETLLEEACTRIQRFTASLT from the coding sequence ATGGCCTTTCTTGCCGACACCCTTTCCCGCGTAAAGCCTTCCGCCACCATCGCGGTGACGCAGAAAGCGCGCGAGCTGAAAAATGCCGGCCGTGACATTATCGGCCTCGGCGCCGGCGAGCCGGATTTCGACACGCCCGACAACATCAAGAATGCGGCGATCGAGGCGATCCGCCGTGGCGAGACCAAGTACCCGCCGGTTTCGGGCATCGTGCCGCTGCGCGAAGCAATCGCGAAGAAATTCAAGCGCGAGAACAATCTCGACTACAGGCCAGAGCAGACCATTGTCGGCACCGGCGGCAAGCAGATCCTGTTCAATGCCTTCATGGCGACGCTGAACCCCGGCGACGAGGTCATCATCCCCCGCCCCTACTGGGTCAGCTACCCCGAAATGGTGGCGATCTGCGGCGGCACGTCGGTGTTCGCCGATACCTCGATCGAGAATGGTTTCAAGCTGACGGCCGCGGTGCTGGAAAAGGCGATCACGCCGAAGACCAAATGGCTGCTGATGAACTCGCCGTCGAACCCGTCGGGCGCCGCCTACACGGAAGCGGAGCTGCGCGCGCTGGCTGATGTGTTGCTCAAGCATCCGCATGTCTGGACGCTGACTGACGACATGTACGAGCACCTGACCTATGGCGACTTCGTCTTCAAGACCATCGCCGAGGTCGAGCCGAAGCTCTACGAGCGCACGCTGACCATGAACGGCGTCTCGAAAGCCTATGCCATGACCGGCTGGCGCATCGGCTATGCCGCCGGTCCCGTCCAGCTGATCAAGGCGATGGACATGATCCAGGGCCAGCAGACCTCGGGCGCCTGCACTATCGCGCAATGGGCTTCCGTCGAGGCGCTCAACGGCCCGCAGGACTTCATCGCCAAGAACAAGGCGATCTTTCAAGGGCGGCGCGATCTGGTCGTCTCGATGCTCAACCAGGCACGCGGCATCTCTTGCCCGTCGCCGGAAGGCGCCTTCTATGTCTATCCGTCCTGCGCCCAGCTGATCGGCAAGAAGACCAAGGCCGGCAAGGCGATCGACACCGACGAGGCCTTCTGCGCGGAACTGCTCGAGGCCGAAGGTGTGGCGGTGGTGTTCGGCTCGGCCTTCGGCCTTGGCCCCAACTTCCGCATCTCCTACGCGACCTCGGAGACACTGCTGGAGGAAGCCTGCACGCGCATCCAGCGTTTTACGGCATCGCTGACCTGA
- a CDS encoding EAL domain-containing protein, which produces MSRSIGLAHIIRHDDGTSTGVWGIYTLQSAFQPIFAFKEGKLSVAAFEGLIRPFRDGEPQSPMTFFSTCPAADRLHVEALTRTLHLLNAGACLPQEASIFVNFDPSVFTERSIADNALREMRLVLHEAGIDPGRVVCEVTEQRSASQEALHGFVAALRANGFRIAVDDYGADDSDINRIKELKPDIVKFDAYWITQLMESGAGFALLTTMVKSFEEQGIRTVFEGIEEGWQLELAEKSGASMIQGFVLARPELAPTSFRVFGKTTPEAVTATAAPAAPASRPAKAFGRRVAP; this is translated from the coding sequence GTGTCGCGCAGCATCGGGCTTGCCCATATCATCCGTCATGACGACGGCACCTCTACCGGTGTCTGGGGTATCTACACGCTGCAAAGTGCCTTCCAGCCGATCTTCGCCTTCAAGGAGGGTAAGCTGTCGGTTGCCGCCTTCGAAGGGCTGATCCGGCCGTTCCGCGATGGCGAGCCGCAATCGCCGATGACCTTCTTCTCGACCTGTCCGGCCGCCGACCGCCTGCATGTCGAGGCGCTGACCAGGACGCTGCATCTGCTCAATGCCGGCGCCTGCCTGCCGCAGGAGGCGTCGATCTTCGTCAATTTCGACCCGTCGGTGTTCACCGAGCGGTCGATCGCCGACAATGCCTTGCGCGAAATGCGGCTGGTGCTGCACGAGGCCGGCATCGATCCCGGCCGCGTCGTGTGCGAGGTGACCGAGCAGCGGTCGGCATCGCAGGAGGCCCTGCATGGCTTCGTCGCCGCACTCAGGGCCAACGGCTTCCGCATCGCCGTCGATGACTATGGCGCCGACGATTCCGACATCAACCGCATCAAGGAATTGAAGCCCGACATCGTCAAGTTCGACGCCTACTGGATCACGCAGCTGATGGAATCAGGCGCCGGCTTCGCGCTCTTGACCACCATGGTGAAAAGCTTCGAGGAACAGGGCATCCGCACCGTGTTCGAGGGCATCGAGGAGGGATGGCAACTGGAGCTCGCCGAGAAGTCCGGCGCTTCGATGATCCAGGGCTTTGTGCTGGCGCGGCCGGAACTGGCGCCGACGAGTTTCCGTGTTTTCGGCAAAACCACGCCGGAGGCCGTCACCGCGACTGCCGCACCGGCGGCGCCGGCCTCACGGCCGGCAAAAGCCTTCGGACGCCGGGTCGCGCCATGA
- a CDS encoding EAL domain-containing protein: MRLERRRNVGDAIFADEIGIEYGVCGDFRLRSAYQPIFAPLGRSLHAVAVEGLIEPHRAGRAGSPRAFFESIAAPDRLFVETMCRVLHLRNFHNIGVDGLDLFFNYNPMINDHPGRALAEIRLMSRHLGELGLAPGMLVCEITEQAADDALLARLVREMRRDGIRIAIDDFGTGHSTEERVSLLKPDIVKIDGGWFAEFCRHTAAERFFRPLVSSLHDRGARVLVEGIEQPVHLRVALEAGVDLLQGFLLARPALAGTIFNEEPLSVDALLGFDNKVVPLFARTLHQRR; this comes from the coding sequence ATGAGGCTCGAGCGGCGGCGCAATGTCGGCGACGCGATCTTCGCCGACGAGATCGGCATCGAATACGGCGTCTGTGGCGACTTCCGCTTGCGCAGCGCCTACCAGCCGATCTTCGCGCCGCTTGGGCGTTCGCTGCACGCGGTGGCAGTCGAGGGCCTGATCGAGCCGCATCGTGCCGGCCGCGCAGGCTCGCCGCGGGCGTTCTTTGAAAGCATCGCCGCGCCGGACCGGCTGTTTGTCGAGACCATGTGCCGGGTGCTGCACTTAAGGAATTTCCACAACATCGGCGTCGACGGGCTCGATCTGTTCTTCAACTACAATCCGATGATCAACGACCATCCCGGGCGGGCGCTGGCCGAAATCCGGCTGATGAGCCGGCATCTCGGCGAGCTCGGCCTCGCCCCCGGCATGCTGGTTTGCGAAATCACCGAACAGGCGGCGGACGACGCGCTTCTCGCCCGGCTGGTGCGCGAAATGCGGCGCGACGGCATCCGCATCGCCATCGATGATTTCGGCACCGGTCATTCGACCGAGGAGCGGGTGAGCCTGCTCAAGCCTGATATCGTCAAGATCGATGGCGGCTGGTTCGCGGAGTTCTGCCGCCACACCGCCGCCGAACGCTTCTTCCGCCCGCTGGTGTCAAGCCTGCACGACCGCGGCGCCAGGGTGCTGGTCGAAGGCATTGAGCAACCCGTCCATCTGCGCGTCGCGCTCGAAGCCGGCGTCGACCTGCTGCAGGGCTTTCTTCTGGCCCGGCCGGCGCTGGCCGGCACCATCTTCAACGAGGAGCCGCTGTCAGTAGATGCGCTGCTGGGCTTCGACAACAAGGTCGTGCCCCTCTTTGCCAGGACTTTGCATCAGCGGCGCTGA
- a CDS encoding glutathione S-transferase family protein, whose translation MILYSMIDSGNCYKPRLLMAKLGLAFTTIEVSSHTGDTRKADFVAKNPNAMVPLLELDDGRRLAESNAILLYLAEGTRFLPADKYERGLAYQWLFFEQYSHEPYIAVRKALLTFPERAGDATPERLAVTLERGNKALGVMNKYLEHNAFFAGAAFSVADIALYAYTHTAEQGGFQLDAYPAVAAWLGRVEADPGHVPIGWVG comes from the coding sequence ATGATACTTTACAGCATGATCGACAGCGGCAATTGCTACAAGCCGCGCCTGCTGATGGCCAAGCTTGGCCTCGCCTTCACCACGATCGAGGTGAGTTCGCATACCGGCGACACGCGGAAGGCCGACTTTGTCGCCAAGAATCCGAACGCCATGGTGCCGCTGCTCGAACTCGACGATGGCCGGCGGCTGGCCGAGTCCAACGCCATCCTGCTCTACCTCGCCGAAGGGACGCGCTTCCTGCCGGCGGACAAGTATGAGCGCGGGCTCGCCTATCAGTGGCTGTTCTTCGAGCAGTACAGCCATGAGCCCTATATCGCCGTGCGCAAGGCGCTGCTGACCTTTCCCGAACGCGCAGGCGATGCGACGCCCGAGCGGCTGGCCGTGACGCTGGAGCGCGGCAACAAGGCGCTCGGCGTGATGAACAAGTATTTGGAACACAACGCTTTCTTCGCCGGAGCCGCCTTCAGCGTCGCCGACATCGCGCTCTATGCCTACACGCATACGGCGGAGCAGGGCGGCTTCCAGCTCGATGCCTATCCTGCGGTCGCGGCCTGGCTTGGCCGCGTGGAGGCGGATCCGGGGCATGTGCCGATCGGGTGGGTGGGGTAA
- a CDS encoding cold-shock protein, which translates to MATGTVKWFNATKGFGFIQPDAGGADVFVHISAVERAGLSTLVEGQKINFEIEQDRRTGKSSAGSLSKAA; encoded by the coding sequence ATGGCAACTGGAACGGTCAAGTGGTTCAACGCCACCAAGGGCTTCGGCTTCATCCAGCCTGACGCGGGCGGCGCGGACGTTTTCGTTCACATCTCCGCAGTCGAGCGCGCTGGACTGTCGACCCTGGTCGAAGGCCAGAAGATCAACTTCGAGATCGAGCAGGACCGCCGCACTGGCAAGTCGTCCGCTGGATCTCTGAGCAAGGCAGCCTGA
- a CDS encoding LysR family transcriptional regulator, with amino-acid sequence MESINLNRLAYFATVIDAGSFTRAAERLGITKAVVSQQVARLEAELQTTLLVRTTRRLEPTEAGRLLHARCVLILRDVEEAVAEVGEGNTEVAGVLRVSASNDYGAIVLAPIAARFRQKFPACGVELFISDAIIDLIGNKIDLSIRVGWLEDSSQQARRIGTFRQILVASRDFAAGVKVDEPEDLSSLPLIANSVLRKPFTWSFSRGDFERRTITMRETFSINSTPAVLEATLAGGGLAVLPDYLVIDYLSQGRLVHMLPNWTLPSGGIHVVYPAARFRPQKVTRFVSMLMEHIQD; translated from the coding sequence GTGGAATCAATCAACCTCAACCGCCTCGCCTATTTTGCTACGGTCATCGACGCAGGCTCGTTTACCCGGGCAGCCGAGCGACTTGGCATCACGAAAGCCGTCGTCAGCCAACAGGTCGCCCGCCTTGAAGCCGAACTGCAGACCACGCTTCTCGTGCGCACGACGCGGAGGCTCGAGCCGACCGAAGCAGGCCGTCTTTTGCATGCACGTTGCGTTCTGATCCTGCGGGACGTTGAAGAGGCCGTCGCCGAGGTTGGCGAGGGCAACACCGAAGTGGCCGGCGTGCTGCGCGTTTCTGCGTCCAATGACTATGGCGCGATCGTGCTGGCCCCAATCGCCGCCCGCTTTCGGCAGAAATTTCCGGCCTGCGGCGTCGAACTGTTCATTTCCGATGCTATAATTGACTTGATCGGCAACAAGATAGATCTGTCCATCCGGGTCGGCTGGCTGGAAGACTCCAGCCAGCAGGCGCGACGCATCGGCACCTTCCGGCAAATCCTGGTCGCATCGCGGGATTTCGCCGCCGGGGTCAAGGTAGACGAACCGGAAGACCTTTCTTCCTTGCCGCTCATTGCCAATTCCGTCCTTCGCAAGCCGTTCACCTGGAGCTTCAGCCGAGGCGATTTCGAGCGGCGCACCATCACCATGCGCGAGACGTTCTCCATCAACTCGACCCCGGCCGTCCTGGAAGCGACGCTCGCCGGCGGCGGTCTCGCAGTTCTGCCGGACTATCTGGTCATCGATTATCTATCGCAGGGCCGCCTCGTTCATATGCTCCCGAACTGGACGCTGCCCTCCGGCGGCATTCACGTCGTCTATCCGGCGGCGCGCTTTCGCCCGCAAAAAGTGACGCGGTTCGTGTCCATGCTCATGGAACACATCCAAGATTGA
- a CDS encoding MBL fold metallo-hydrolase, giving the protein MFTRRQIMKTSLALGATAVFAPAERGQAAGTTLGWKHFPAGPNGFFRAPVLVSGPSEALLIDGGFTYPDGKALAEAIKATGKKLTTIYVSQSDPDYYFSLKPVREAFPEAKVIAASATLEAIKGSVEKKLAVWGPQLKENGPQALSDIVVPEAFDGPTLSVDGETIEIVNAEEGLDNRRYLFVPSLNAVFGGVMIFAGVHVWTADTQTRESRAAWVKTLEAIAARKPAVVVPGHMAPDAATGPSAVEFTKSYLLTFEEELSKAADSAALKAAMEARFPGLGMGVALDIGSKVAKGEMKWG; this is encoded by the coding sequence ATGTTCACGAGGAGACAGATCATGAAGACCTCATTGGCCCTCGGCGCAACCGCCGTATTCGCCCCCGCCGAGCGCGGCCAAGCCGCCGGCACCACGCTTGGCTGGAAACATTTCCCGGCGGGTCCGAACGGCTTCTTCCGCGCGCCTGTGCTGGTGTCCGGGCCAAGCGAGGCCCTGCTGATAGATGGCGGCTTCACCTATCCGGACGGCAAGGCGCTCGCCGAGGCCATCAAGGCCACCGGCAAGAAGCTGACCACCATCTATGTCAGCCAGTCCGATCCCGATTACTACTTCAGCCTGAAGCCGGTGCGGGAAGCCTTCCCGGAGGCAAAAGTGATTGCTGCCTCCGCCACGCTCGAAGCCATCAAAGGCAGTGTGGAGAAAAAGCTCGCGGTCTGGGGCCCGCAATTGAAGGAAAACGGCCCGCAGGCGCTGTCCGACATCGTTGTGCCCGAAGCATTCGACGGCCCAACGCTTAGTGTCGACGGCGAGACGATCGAGATCGTCAATGCGGAAGAAGGACTCGACAACCGCCGATACCTGTTCGTGCCGTCGCTCAATGCCGTTTTCGGTGGTGTGATGATCTTCGCTGGTGTTCATGTCTGGACCGCAGACACGCAGACGAGGGAAAGCCGCGCCGCCTGGGTCAAGACGCTGGAGGCGATTGCCGCCCGCAAGCCCGCCGTGGTGGTGCCTGGCCATATGGCCCCCGATGCCGCAACCGGTCCTTCGGCGGTGGAATTCACCAAGTCCTATCTTCTCACCTTCGAGGAAGAACTGAGCAAGGCGGCCGACAGTGCCGCGCTAAAGGCCGCCATGGAGGCCCGCTTCCCCGGCCTCGGTATGGGCGTCGCCCTCGATATCGGATCCAAGGTCGCCAAGGGCGAGATGAAGTGGGGCTGA
- a CDS encoding nuclear transport factor 2 family protein, translated as MDRYWAEAYIQHNPTMTDGRDSVKKLLESMGVANWPKQKVDFKRVIAEGDLVMTQVVQPKAGNMPETVIVDVFRVENGKIAEHWDVMQPVPANPANKRPMY; from the coding sequence CTGGACCGTTATTGGGCCGAGGCGTACATTCAGCATAACCCGACGATGACGGATGGCCGAGACTCGGTCAAAAAGCTTCTCGAAAGCATGGGTGTTGCCAATTGGCCAAAACAAAAGGTCGACTTCAAGCGGGTAATCGCCGAAGGCGACCTCGTCATGACCCAGGTCGTTCAACCGAAGGCAGGCAACATGCCGGAGACCGTCATCGTGGATGTTTTCCGCGTTGAAAATGGTAAGATCGCCGAGCATTGGGACGTGATGCAGCCAGTGCCAGCCAACCCGGCCAACAAGCGACCAATGTACTGA
- a CDS encoding methylated-DNA--[protein]-cysteine S-methyltransferase, translating to METTSSITAGHAVLETVIGFMGIAWSEKGLIRLCLPERSREAIERRLMRHAGVSESTAQPPWVVDLIASIKAYAAGEDVDFTGVPVDLDGVDDFRLAIYDAARKLGYGETTTYGELAKRAGQPGLPRETGAALGANPVPLVIPCHRILAAGGKIGGFSAPGGSVTKEKMLAMEGVRVGPPPPAQVSFGF from the coding sequence ATGGAAACGACATCTTCGATCACAGCCGGCCACGCAGTGTTAGAAACAGTGATCGGTTTCATGGGCATCGCCTGGAGCGAAAAGGGCCTGATCCGGCTCTGCCTGCCCGAACGCAGCCGCGAAGCGATCGAGCGGCGGCTGATGCGCCATGCCGGCGTTTCCGAGTCCACGGCGCAGCCGCCATGGGTGGTCGACCTCATCGCTTCGATCAAGGCTTATGCCGCCGGCGAGGACGTCGACTTCACCGGCGTACCGGTCGATCTCGACGGTGTCGATGATTTCCGCCTCGCCATCTACGACGCGGCACGCAAACTCGGCTATGGCGAAACCACCACCTATGGCGAACTGGCCAAGCGCGCCGGCCAACCCGGCCTGCCGCGCGAAACCGGCGCTGCCCTTGGCGCCAATCCGGTGCCGCTGGTCATCCCGTGCCACCGCATCCTCGCCGCCGGCGGCAAGATCGGCGGCTTCTCGGCACCCGGCGGCTCCGTCACCAAGGAAAAGATGCTGGCCATGGAAGGCGTGCGCGTCGGCCCACCGCCGCCGGCGCAGGTGTCCTTCGGATTCTGA
- a CDS encoding lytic transglycosylase domain-containing protein — protein MPAKHTLIAIGVIMAAAGISGCTSTSQMKAAPSLTETATVAGSDAGFTIPLPETVSVLPQSSGIAPVQTAELTPGPTTAPALDPAAQPAAATAAFAGSTPAAPAIPAVMTANAWQAPPPAKAGQPVKTAQTYTTAGLIVPAVAGSGQKLPGVQQVAYVVPQNPAALVQFPSAPLSPAAPEEHTGVRGDVDRLIVKYAALYQVPVDLVRHVVNRESTFNPKAYNNGHWGLMQIKHATARGMGYDGPAKGLFDAETNLKYAVKYLRGAWLVADGNAKKADWLYQTGYYFDAKRKGLLEATGLGVDRKRHRLQPDA, from the coding sequence TTGCCAGCAAAACATACCCTTATCGCGATCGGCGTGATCATGGCGGCGGCCGGCATCAGCGGCTGTACCTCGACCTCGCAGATGAAAGCCGCGCCGTCCCTGACCGAAACCGCGACCGTTGCCGGCAGCGATGCCGGCTTCACCATACCGCTGCCGGAGACGGTTTCGGTGCTGCCGCAATCCTCGGGCATTGCCCCCGTCCAGACGGCTGAGTTGACACCTGGCCCGACCACCGCGCCAGCGCTTGATCCCGCCGCCCAGCCGGCTGCCGCGACCGCGGCCTTTGCCGGCTCGACGCCGGCGGCCCCGGCCATACCCGCTGTGATGACCGCCAATGCCTGGCAGGCACCGCCGCCGGCCAAGGCAGGTCAGCCCGTCAAGACGGCGCAGACATACACCACCGCAGGGCTCATCGTCCCGGCAGTCGCCGGTAGCGGCCAGAAACTGCCTGGCGTGCAGCAGGTGGCCTATGTCGTGCCGCAGAACCCGGCTGCCCTGGTGCAGTTCCCGTCCGCGCCGCTCAGCCCTGCCGCTCCGGAAGAGCACACAGGCGTGCGCGGTGACGTCGACCGGCTGATTGTCAAATACGCCGCCCTCTACCAGGTGCCGGTCGATCTGGTGCGCCATGTCGTCAACCGCGAAAGTACCTTCAATCCCAAGGCCTACAACAATGGCCATTGGGGGCTGATGCAGATCAAGCACGCGACCGCGCGCGGCATGGGTTATGACGGGCCGGCCAAGGGCCTGTTCGACGCCGAGACCAACCTCAAATACGCGGTCAAATATCTGCGTGGCGCCTGGCTGGTGGCCGACGGCAACGCCAAAAAGGCCGACTGGCTCTACCAGACCGGCTATTATTTCGACGCCAAGCGCAAGGGCTTGCTCGAGGCGACCGGCCTCGGTGTCGACCGTAAGCGGCACCGCCTGCAGCCCGACGCCTGA
- a CDS encoding GNAT family N-acetyltransferase: MPEPRPPALNDIRLRKILDDTLVAPHWPDGFVMRSLAPGDASALHALLSEVYDDGAEGPFEKWWPHVADDPEFDPMLCFLVIDAKGRLAAAALCWTSAFVKDLVVHAEARGRGIGEALMWHAFATFRDRGAAHVDLKTNTVESAAAVRLYDRLGMFEVDWLG; encoded by the coding sequence ATGCCCGAACCGCGCCCGCCGGCCCTGAACGACATCCGGCTGCGCAAGATCCTCGACGATACGCTGGTTGCACCGCACTGGCCGGATGGCTTCGTCATGCGATCTCTCGCGCCCGGCGATGCGTCGGCGCTGCATGCGTTGCTGAGCGAGGTATACGACGATGGAGCCGAAGGCCCGTTTGAAAAATGGTGGCCGCATGTTGCGGACGACCCCGAATTCGACCCGATGCTGTGCTTCCTGGTGATTGACGCCAAGGGCCGGCTGGCGGCGGCGGCACTTTGCTGGACTTCGGCCTTCGTCAAGGATCTTGTCGTTCATGCGGAGGCGCGCGGCAGGGGCATTGGCGAGGCGTTGATGTGGCACGCCTTCGCCACCTTCCGCGATCGCGGCGCTGCTCATGTCGACCTGAAGACCAACACGGTGGAGAGCGCCGCCGCCGTGCGGCTCTATGACCGGCTCGGCATGTTCGAGGTGGACTGGCTCGGGTGA